The genomic interval CGTCGCCACGCCGCACCGCAGGTCGTCCATCCGCTCAGTGTGCCGCGCAAGCCGGCTTCCCGCCGGAGGTCGTGATGGCGCACCGGCCGGCGGCCCGATGGCCGTACCCTGCGCTTCCGTTTCCCCCGAGAACCCCGGCCGCTTGCCCCCCACCCGATGCCTCAGCCCGCCTTCCCCTCCACGTACTACCGCTGGCGCCCGCACCCCTGGCACGGCCTCGAGCCCGGCATCGAGCCGCCGATCCGCATGCAGGCCTACATCGAGATCACGCCCTTCGACCAGGTGAAGTACGAGACCTCCAAGACCACCGGCTACCTGCGCGTCGACCGCCCGCAACGCAGCAGCTCGCAGCCGCCCGCGCTCTACGGCTTCTTCCCGCGGACCTACTGCGGCGACCGGGTGACGAAGCTCTCGCCCAACGCGCAGTGCGGCGACGGCGACCCCCTGGACGTCTGCGTCATCTCCGAGCAGCCCATCAACCGCGGCGACGTGCTGGTGCACACCCGCGTGATCGGCGGCCTCCGCTGCGTCGACGGCGACGAGGCCGACGACAAGATCATCGCCATCCTCGAGGGCGACAACATCTGGGCCGACGTCGACTGCATCTCCGACCTGCCCGACGTGCTCGTCGAGCGGCTCCGCCACTACTTCGGCACCTACAAGATGATCCCGGGCCAGCCCAGCCAGATGGAGGTCCACGAAACCTACGACCAGGACAAGGCGACCGAGGTGATCCTCGCCTCGATGGAGGATTACGCCGAAGAATTCGGCAGCTGAGGGCGGGGCCCCGCGCCGGGCGTCGGGGCGGGGCGCAACGGGCGTCGGCCACGCGGGAAGCGCTGCGCCCGGGCCTTCCGATGGGGTCTAGCGTCCGGCCATGCAAGACCCCCGCACCCGATTTCCTCAGCCGCCCTTCGAGAACCAGAAGCCGTTCGAGATGCCCGGCTCGACGTCGAAGATGGACCCGACGCCCGATCACGGCGAGTCCTCCTACACCGGCTCCGGCAAGCTCAAGGGCCACCGGGCGCTGATCACCGGCGGCGACTCCGGGATCGGCCGGGCCGTGGCGATCTGCTACGCCAAGGAGGGCGCCGACGTGATGCTCAACGCCCTCTCCGAGAGCGACGACCTCACCGCCGCCGCGGCCGAGTGCCGCCTCCACGGCGGCAAGGTCGAGACCTCGCTCGGCGACCTGCGCCAGGAGTCCTTCTGCAAGGAGCTCGTGCAGCAGACCGTCTCGAAGCTCGGCGGCCTCGACGTGCTCGTCAACAACGCCGCCTACCAGGAGGTGCGCGAGTCGGTCGACGACGTCGAGAGCGAGCTCTTCGACCGCATCATGAAGACCAACGTGTACGCGCCCTTCTGGCTCTCCAAGGAGGCACTGAACCACATCGGGGCCGGCGGCTCCATCATCAACACGACGAGCATCCAGGGCTTCGACCCCACGCCGAGCCTGCTCCCTTACGCGACCACCAAGAGCGCGCTGCTGGGGATGACCAAGGCCCTCGCCGGCATGGCGATCGAGAAGGGCGTCCGGGTCAACTCGGTTGCCCCCGGACCGGTCTGGACGCCGTTCATCCCCGGCTCCATGCCCGAGGCGCAGGTGCAGAAGTTCGGCGGCAGCACCGCCTTCGGCCGCCCGGCGCAGCCCGTGGAGATGGCCGTGATGTACGTCTGGCTCGCCAGCGCGGACGCGTCCTACGTCACCGGCGAGACCTTCGGCGGCACCGGCGGGAAGATGCCGCTCTAGCAGGCCGCTGCAGAACCTCGCGTCAGGCGAGAGCGCGGCAGAATCGTGTCTCGCGAGGAGAGCGGGACCCGCGTAGCCGTCTACTACGTGGGTTACGCTCGACGAAGTGAGACGCGATTCTGCCCGCTCGCAGCCCCGATGGGGTTCTGCAGCGGCCTGCTAGAGGTTGGAGGGCTGGCG from Phycisphaera mikurensis NBRC 102666 carries:
- a CDS encoding inorganic pyrophosphatase; its protein translation is MPQPAFPSTYYRWRPHPWHGLEPGIEPPIRMQAYIEITPFDQVKYETSKTTGYLRVDRPQRSSSQPPALYGFFPRTYCGDRVTKLSPNAQCGDGDPLDVCVISEQPINRGDVLVHTRVIGGLRCVDGDEADDKIIAILEGDNIWADVDCISDLPDVLVERLRHYFGTYKMIPGQPSQMEVHETYDQDKATEVILASMEDYAEEFGS
- a CDS encoding SDR family oxidoreductase; translation: MQDPRTRFPQPPFENQKPFEMPGSTSKMDPTPDHGESSYTGSGKLKGHRALITGGDSGIGRAVAICYAKEGADVMLNALSESDDLTAAAAECRLHGGKVETSLGDLRQESFCKELVQQTVSKLGGLDVLVNNAAYQEVRESVDDVESELFDRIMKTNVYAPFWLSKEALNHIGAGGSIINTTSIQGFDPTPSLLPYATTKSALLGMTKALAGMAIEKGVRVNSVAPGPVWTPFIPGSMPEAQVQKFGGSTAFGRPAQPVEMAVMYVWLASADASYVTGETFGGTGGKMPL